In the genome of Candidatus Binatia bacterium, one region contains:
- the glgA gene encoding glycogen synthase GlgA → MHVVMAAAEAVPFAKTGGLADVLGALPRALQRLGVDVTVVLPAYAVISRRGFSVQRLDIELEIPIANRILTGGVLATTLHETIPVYLIEAEQYFDRAGLYGTPSGDYPDNAERFAFFGRAIPALLQHLGAPHILHCHDWQTALAPVFLRLDAARYPSLVGVKTVQTVHNLGYQGLFERTHWPLLNLDWRYFTADWLEFYGRINYLKGGLVAADALTTVSPTYAREIQTRELGYGLEGLLRQRRSDLLGILNGVDYRDWNPEHDPFIAARYSANDPAGKLACKVDLQQTIGLPCSPKTPLIGIVSRLAAQKGFDLLAEVVPAMLQRHNLQLAILGTGDDQYARLLGDLRAQFPRQLAVRIGFDEPLAHKIEAGSDIFLMPSRYEPCGLNQIYSLRYGTVPVVHATGGLEDTIAEFDHETGSGTGFKFKSYTASALRACLERALDLYGSPDWPTIRRNGMRADFSWDRSAQAYMDLYRRIRPDASLTESLPITAGCGNPERQDHAGRGRRTP, encoded by the coding sequence ATGCACGTCGTAATGGCGGCTGCCGAGGCGGTACCTTTCGCGAAGACCGGAGGGCTGGCCGACGTTCTCGGGGCGCTGCCGCGCGCCCTGCAGCGGCTCGGCGTGGACGTGACCGTCGTTCTCCCCGCCTACGCGGTTATTTCGCGCCGCGGCTTTTCCGTGCAACGCCTCGATATCGAGCTCGAAATCCCCATCGCCAATCGCATCCTGACCGGCGGCGTGCTTGCCACGACACTGCACGAAACCATTCCCGTCTACTTGATCGAGGCCGAACAGTACTTCGACCGTGCCGGCCTTTACGGTACCCCCAGCGGCGACTATCCGGACAACGCGGAGAGATTCGCCTTCTTTGGCCGCGCGATCCCTGCCCTCCTCCAGCACCTCGGTGCGCCCCACATCCTGCATTGCCACGACTGGCAAACCGCCCTGGCTCCCGTCTTCCTGCGTCTCGATGCTGCGCGCTACCCGAGTCTGGTCGGCGTCAAGACCGTGCAGACCGTGCACAACCTCGGTTATCAGGGTCTGTTCGAACGCACGCACTGGCCGCTGTTGAACCTCGACTGGCGCTACTTCACCGCCGACTGGCTCGAGTTCTACGGGCGCATCAATTACTTGAAGGGTGGATTGGTCGCCGCCGATGCGCTGACGACCGTGAGTCCAACGTATGCTCGCGAGATTCAGACCCGCGAGCTGGGCTACGGGCTCGAGGGCCTGCTGCGCCAGCGCCGCAGCGACCTTTTGGGCATCCTGAACGGGGTCGACTACCGCGACTGGAACCCGGAACACGATCCGTTCATCGCCGCCCGGTACTCCGCCAACGATCCCGCCGGCAAACTCGCGTGCAAGGTCGACCTGCAGCAGACGATCGGCCTGCCCTGCTCTCCGAAGACGCCATTGATCGGTATCGTTTCGCGACTCGCCGCCCAGAAGGGTTTCGATCTCCTTGCCGAGGTCGTCCCGGCAATGCTGCAGCGACACAACCTGCAACTGGCGATACTTGGCACCGGAGACGACCAGTACGCCCGCCTGCTCGGCGACTTGCGGGCGCAGTTCCCGCGTCAGCTGGCGGTGCGGATCGGCTTTGACGAGCCTCTCGCCCACAAGATCGAGGCCGGAAGCGATATTTTCCTGATGCCCTCACGGTACGAACCGTGCGGGCTCAACCAGATCTACAGCCTGCGTTACGGCACCGTTCCCGTAGTGCATGCTACCGGAGGGCTGGAGGACACCATCGCCGAGTTTGACCACGAGACCGGCAGCGGTACCGGGTTCAAGTTCAAATCCTACACTGCGTCCGCGCTGCGCGCTTGTCTCGAACGCGCGCTCGACCTCTACGGCAGCCCGGACTGGCCGACGATTCGCCGTAACGGTATGCGCGCCGATTTCTCCTGGGACCGCTCCGCTCAGGCTTACATGGACCTCTACCGGCGCATACGACCGGATGCTTCACTCACGGAGTCGCTTCCCATAACGGCCGGATGCGGCAACCCGGAACGCCAGGACCACGCGGGAAGGGGACGTCGAACGCCATAA
- a CDS encoding glycosyltransferase family 39 protein — protein MSTRVRVTARAGALLLGVVACAAWSTSAAEYGWPFRLWVAALVLYVTGFSRARHPVAGPPVPMWVGLVAVVIVAAAFRLPGLASIPGSISIDELLPGAEALRIARGEGPNVFASLGWFTMPRLSFVVQGGVLALAGDEPFRALRLASALMGLAGLLATFGLGRRLVGDRAALAGTFLMAVSLWHLHNSRTGFPFWQSSFGTALALYLLIRGRQDGSAAIVALAGVVTGLVLQWYFPVRILLLLTPLLLVIDWFERGDRVAEAVADAGWFILGVLLALGPLLTVVPWGDLTGHSLDVMQAPGRSGWTASLVAEHLGESLRMFSRWTYLAVLHRSPAGLLDAGTRAALVVGIAVALLRGRPAPLFLVGWLGLTLLVGVVLTDSPRASYRLAAAMPAVFLLAGFGADRLLAAAPADGQWYARTVRPAVVAAAMLGVMAHNAYLFFGEYLREDGRETTQAAALREAAARCDGRQVVLALGIQHGAEMEVFCKGAMSVAPADAVVAIAPDRPVTVLLAPDATTLLGDLRSCFAGATVRTIRGRDGEALVMAFDVPFPRGPGVPGCRIRPLWEATP, from the coding sequence GTGAGCACGCGGGTACGCGTGACGGCACGGGCGGGGGCCTTACTGCTCGGTGTGGTCGCGTGCGCGGCCTGGTCGACCAGCGCGGCCGAGTACGGTTGGCCGTTCCGCCTGTGGGTTGCTGCGCTGGTCCTTTACGTTACCGGTTTTTCCCGGGCGCGGCATCCGGTTGCGGGGCCGCCTGTGCCGATGTGGGTCGGCCTGGTTGCGGTGGTTATCGTGGCGGCGGCATTTCGCCTCCCCGGTCTTGCGTCGATTCCTGGCAGCATCAGCATCGACGAGTTGCTCCCGGGTGCGGAGGCGTTGCGCATCGCACGCGGTGAAGGGCCTAACGTGTTCGCCAGTCTCGGGTGGTTCACCATGCCGAGACTGAGCTTCGTTGTGCAGGGAGGCGTGCTGGCCCTCGCCGGGGACGAGCCGTTCCGGGCGTTGCGCCTCGCTTCGGCGCTCATGGGTCTGGCGGGGCTGCTGGCGACCTTCGGCCTCGGGCGCCGGTTGGTTGGGGACCGGGCGGCGCTCGCCGGGACTTTCCTCATGGCGGTGTCGCTCTGGCATCTGCACAACAGTCGGACCGGGTTTCCTTTCTGGCAGTCCTCGTTCGGCACGGCGTTGGCGCTCTATCTTCTTATCCGCGGTAGACAGGATGGCAGCGCCGCGATCGTCGCCCTCGCCGGCGTGGTAACGGGTCTCGTGCTGCAGTGGTATTTCCCGGTCCGCATCCTTCTACTGCTGACTCCGTTGCTCCTCGTGATCGACTGGTTTGAGCGTGGCGATCGCGTTGCCGAGGCGGTCGCGGATGCGGGTTGGTTTATTCTTGGGGTCTTGCTGGCGCTGGGGCCGCTGTTGACGGTGGTGCCCTGGGGGGACCTCACGGGGCACTCCCTGGACGTCATGCAGGCTCCGGGACGGAGCGGCTGGACCGCGAGTCTGGTTGCGGAGCACCTCGGCGAGAGTCTGCGCATGTTCAGCCGCTGGACGTATCTTGCCGTCTTGCATCGGTCTCCGGCCGGTCTGCTGGATGCGGGTACACGCGCGGCATTGGTGGTGGGCATCGCGGTGGCGCTGCTGCGGGGACGACCGGCACCGCTGTTTCTGGTGGGCTGGCTTGGCCTGACGTTGTTAGTGGGCGTCGTGTTGACCGACTCGCCGCGGGCGTCATACCGCCTGGCCGCGGCGATGCCGGCGGTCTTTCTACTGGCGGGCTTTGGGGCCGACCGGTTACTTGCGGCGGCGCCGGCGGATGGGCAATGGTACGCGCGCACGGTGCGACCGGCCGTGGTTGCCGCCGCGATGCTCGGGGTGATGGCGCACAATGCCTACCTCTTCTTCGGGGAATATCTCCGCGAGGACGGACGAGAGACGACGCAAGCGGCGGCGTTGCGCGAGGCCGCGGCGCGCTGCGACGGTCGGCAGGTGGTGCTGGCGCTGGGAATCCAGCATGGCGCGGAGATGGAGGTCTTCTGCAAAGGTGCGATGAGTGTCGCACCGGCCGACGCGGTGGTCGCGATCGCACCCGATCGCCCGGTTACCGTCCTGCTGGCACCCGACGCGACGACCTTACTCGGGGATCTGCGTTCATGCTTTGCGGGCGCGACCGTGCGCACGATTCGCGGCCGCGATGGCGAGGCCCTTGTTATGGCGTTCGACGTCCCCTTCCCGCGTGGTCCTGGCGTTCCGGGTTGCCGCATCCGGCCGTTATGGGAAGCGACTCCGTGA
- a CDS encoding alpha-L-glutamate ligase-like protein: protein MVGLYRRVRRLRREVLGINRRNGEVLLRVNPQRLVALVDDKARTKAVLVEHGIPVPVTFGAYTSTRQLGDLLDEAMRRQEFVLKPARGAGGEGILVVVGRRAERFLTAGGAQVSAADLLSRAADILAGAFAMSQARDQVILEERLVPERTLAAYTPGGVADVRVVVFHGVPIMAMARLPTRQSAGRANLHVGGIGVGLELATGRAVHAIRWGKEIARHPDTGQELAGLRIPAWSEVVRIAAASHDAVPLGYFGIDIVIDARRGPVVLELNARPGLAIQLATGCGLRPLLTAVEARHDACHDVAARISLGLGLAGDIEGPIEGERRS, encoded by the coding sequence ATGGTCGGTCTGTACAGACGGGTGCGGCGTCTGCGGCGCGAGGTCCTCGGGATCAACCGACGCAACGGCGAGGTTCTGCTGCGGGTGAATCCGCAGCGGTTGGTGGCCCTGGTCGACGACAAGGCTCGGACGAAGGCGGTACTTGTCGAGCACGGGATTCCCGTTCCGGTCACGTTCGGGGCGTACACTTCGACGCGACAGCTCGGCGATTTGCTCGATGAGGCGATGCGGCGGCAGGAGTTCGTCTTGAAGCCGGCCAGAGGTGCGGGTGGGGAGGGCATACTGGTCGTGGTGGGGCGCCGGGCAGAGCGCTTCCTGACAGCCGGCGGTGCGCAGGTGTCCGCGGCCGATTTGCTGTCGCGGGCTGCCGACATTCTGGCCGGAGCCTTCGCCATGAGCCAGGCCCGCGACCAGGTCATTCTGGAAGAGCGCCTCGTGCCCGAGCGTACCCTGGCTGCATATACGCCCGGGGGCGTTGCGGACGTGCGCGTCGTGGTGTTCCACGGCGTACCGATCATGGCCATGGCGCGGCTGCCGACTCGGCAGTCGGCCGGGCGGGCGAACCTGCATGTCGGGGGCATCGGCGTCGGGCTGGAGTTGGCGACTGGCCGTGCCGTGCATGCGATCCGGTGGGGAAAAGAGATCGCCCGACATCCGGACACGGGCCAGGAACTAGCGGGGCTGCGCATTCCGGCATGGTCGGAGGTGGTGCGCATTGCGGCCGCCAGTCACGACGCCGTGCCGCTCGGGTATTTCGGCATCGACATCGTCATCGATGCGCGGCGCGGTCCGGTGGTGCTGGAACTGAATGCGCGACCGGGATTGGCAATCCAGTTGGCGACGGGGTGTGGGTTGCGGCCGCTGCTGACGGCAGTGGAGGCTCGGCATGACGCCTGCCACGATGTCGCGGCGCGCATTTCCCTCGGGTTGGGGCTTGCGGGCGATATCGAAGGGCCGATCGAGGGAGAGCGACGTTCGTGA
- a CDS encoding HAMP domain-containing histidine kinase, with protein sequence MATRKSTVVTLRWVLIIAFSYLLIVDPVAQAVPGYVALLIIGALASNLVVARLPEAWCESQVFEIVIVIFDALWVTLGLSWAPNVSGDLFLLYFLVIFVAAVGGSLSMIVGSAVVVAVAYGAMLSMRDGSEPYLTTAALLRVPFLFVVALFYGYFVTEIRGRQSEANDARSREQAKTELLAAVSHDLRGPLGNAENLLALALEMQEGGASVDRGLLLRAQVNVRRVSLLVTNLLQAASIEAGKVYFQLAPVQVNDVVDDVLTLAQGGAQLKDISLRRELADGLPAIVADQVQLGRILGNLIDNAIKYTTNGGKVVVSSSADERAVCVAVRDTGPGLSAEQCTSVFAPYRRGKASTRAAGTGLGLYIVKRLTEAQGGSVTVTSEVGVGSTFTVSFPRPVPAEREPMGFPTRAVEVLAPPPSGAGADADPTSVRAA encoded by the coding sequence ATGGCAACGAGGAAGTCGACGGTGGTGACGTTGCGGTGGGTGCTGATCATCGCCTTCTCGTACCTGCTGATAGTCGATCCGGTGGCGCAGGCGGTACCCGGGTACGTCGCCTTACTGATCATCGGGGCCCTGGCGTCGAATCTGGTGGTGGCGCGCTTGCCCGAGGCATGGTGCGAGTCTCAGGTGTTCGAGATCGTCATCGTCATCTTCGACGCATTGTGGGTTACGCTTGGCCTGAGCTGGGCACCAAACGTGTCCGGCGATCTGTTTCTGTTGTACTTCCTGGTCATCTTCGTGGCCGCGGTCGGTGGTTCGCTCTCGATGATCGTGGGTAGTGCGGTGGTGGTTGCGGTGGCGTACGGGGCCATGCTGTCGATGCGGGACGGTAGCGAGCCTTACCTGACGACGGCGGCATTGCTGCGGGTGCCGTTTCTGTTCGTGGTGGCGCTCTTCTACGGCTATTTCGTTACCGAGATCCGTGGTCGCCAGTCCGAGGCCAACGATGCGCGGTCGCGCGAGCAGGCCAAGACGGAGTTGCTGGCCGCGGTGAGCCACGATCTCCGTGGACCGCTCGGTAATGCCGAGAACCTGCTGGCCCTGGCGCTGGAGATGCAGGAGGGCGGCGCGTCAGTCGACCGTGGTCTCCTGTTGCGAGCCCAGGTCAACGTGCGGCGGGTGAGTCTGCTGGTCACCAACCTGCTGCAAGCCGCCAGTATCGAAGCCGGCAAGGTGTATTTCCAGCTCGCGCCAGTGCAGGTGAATGACGTCGTCGACGATGTGCTGACCCTCGCTCAGGGCGGCGCTCAGCTCAAGGACATCAGCCTGCGACGCGAGTTGGCCGATGGTCTCCCGGCGATAGTTGCCGACCAGGTTCAGCTCGGCCGTATTCTGGGCAACCTGATCGATAACGCGATCAAGTACACGACAAACGGCGGCAAGGTGGTCGTCAGTTCGAGTGCGGACGAGAGGGCGGTCTGCGTGGCGGTAAGGGACACCGGTCCGGGCCTGTCCGCCGAGCAGTGTACGAGTGTCTTTGCGCCGTACCGCCGCGGCAAGGCCTCGACACGAGCCGCGGGGACCGGGCTTGGTCTCTACATCGTGAAGCGATTGACGGAAGCCCAGGGCGGCTCTGTCACCGTTACGAGCGAGGTTGGTGTGGGTTCGACGTTCACGGTTTCCTTCCCCCGACCCGTGCCGGCGGAGCGGGAGCCCATGGGTTTCCCGACGCGGGCCGTCGAGGTGCTGGCGCCACCCCCCTCCGGCGCTGGTGCCGACGCGGACCCGACATCGGTACGGGCGGCGTGA
- a CDS encoding PAS domain S-box protein, whose translation MATVPIRVLLVEDSAADAELIVHELERGGYAPEWQRVETEAALAAALRDGEWDLVTCDFRLPLLDASRALELIRNAGIQAPVIVVSAEHSPRAAVTALKGGAADYVEKQTLGAIVPSIARELHRAEARRARRLLAAAQREWEQRFAAIFQESLDVILIIDAATGTILEVNKSAERLLGYAAGSLSGKDFSTLLPADSPVGPVEQVRVRGDVFEQQEFRCADGSSRPMDLTTTMVEWNGRAVIIATLRDALERRQAEEERARLSAAVEQAVESIMITDPDGRIVYVNAACERMTGYGRAELTGRTVDLLRTSERDAAAFQEMMSALSGEQNWHWAEVQRRKDGTFYEADVVVFPVHESSGRLINYVGLARDVTRERQVEAQLRQAHKLEAIERLAGGIAHDFNNQLTVIKACTQFLLAKLPGDHPGRRDADRINDTVDTSARLIRQLLNFSRPHPIDTRPESLAALVGEMVPMLRVMLGDHIRLEVRSAPEVWPVRADRGRIEQAVMNLVANARDAMTPGGRAGVGDTVTVETANVTLTEREHGLVEDVRPGNYVVLTVRDNGPGIARDVREHIFEPFFTTKEIGQGAGMGLATVFGIVKQHGGHINCASGPEGGTAFRIYFPPEHPVVPRVREAGVEALPARTGRPTVLVAEDEDNLRDLLVRALEDAGYLVHSAGGAAEALELVGRIGTPIDAIVSDVVMPGESGALLARRLRRAYPSLRVLLISGYLAEDLDLADIAGARFLQKPFDIEALLHHVAALLGDPAAGA comes from the coding sequence ATGGCGACGGTTCCGATCCGGGTTCTCCTCGTAGAGGACTCCGCGGCCGACGCGGAGTTGATCGTCCACGAATTAGAGCGGGGCGGCTATGCCCCCGAGTGGCAGCGCGTGGAGACCGAGGCGGCGCTCGCGGCCGCCTTGCGCGATGGAGAGTGGGATCTGGTCACCTGCGACTTCCGTTTGCCCTTACTCGACGCGTCGCGCGCACTGGAGCTGATTCGTAACGCCGGGATTCAAGCCCCGGTTATCGTCGTTTCCGCCGAACACAGTCCTCGGGCCGCGGTGACCGCACTCAAAGGTGGCGCGGCCGATTACGTCGAGAAGCAGACGCTTGGCGCGATCGTTCCGAGCATCGCTCGCGAACTCCATCGCGCCGAGGCGCGGCGCGCGCGGCGACTCCTGGCGGCGGCCCAGCGCGAGTGGGAGCAGCGGTTCGCGGCAATATTCCAGGAATCGCTGGATGTCATCCTCATCATCGATGCGGCGACCGGGACTATTCTAGAGGTCAATAAGAGCGCCGAGCGGCTCCTGGGGTATGCTGCTGGGAGCCTTAGCGGCAAGGATTTCTCCACGCTGCTGCCGGCCGACAGCCCGGTGGGGCCAGTAGAGCAGGTGCGGGTGCGCGGCGACGTGTTCGAGCAGCAGGAGTTTCGCTGCGCCGACGGCTCCTCGCGTCCGATGGACCTTACTACAACCATGGTCGAGTGGAACGGCCGCGCGGTCATCATTGCGACCCTGCGGGACGCACTCGAGCGTCGACAGGCGGAGGAGGAGCGGGCGCGCCTGAGTGCCGCCGTGGAGCAGGCGGTCGAATCGATCATGATCACCGATCCCGACGGGCGGATCGTCTATGTGAATGCGGCCTGCGAACGGATGACCGGGTACGGGCGCGCCGAGCTGACGGGGCGGACGGTGGATCTGCTGCGGACCAGCGAACGCGACGCGGCTGCCTTCCAGGAGATGATGTCCGCCCTTTCGGGCGAACAGAACTGGCACTGGGCAGAAGTCCAACGGCGCAAGGACGGGACCTTTTACGAAGCCGACGTCGTCGTGTTCCCGGTGCACGAGAGTTCGGGCCGCCTGATCAACTACGTCGGCCTTGCCCGCGATGTGACTCGCGAACGGCAGGTCGAGGCGCAACTGCGCCAGGCGCACAAACTCGAAGCCATTGAGCGGCTCGCCGGCGGCATCGCGCACGACTTCAACAACCAGCTCACGGTGATCAAAGCGTGTACGCAGTTCCTACTGGCCAAGCTGCCGGGCGATCACCCGGGCCGTCGCGACGCCGATCGCATCAACGATACCGTCGACACCAGCGCGCGGTTGATCCGCCAACTGCTCAACTTCAGTCGACCCCACCCGATCGATACGCGTCCCGAGAGCCTGGCGGCACTCGTCGGCGAAATGGTGCCGATGTTACGGGTGATGCTGGGCGACCACATCCGACTCGAGGTCCGCAGCGCCCCCGAGGTCTGGCCGGTGCGAGCCGACCGCGGCCGGATAGAGCAAGCCGTGATGAATCTCGTTGCCAACGCGCGCGACGCCATGACACCGGGTGGCCGCGCCGGCGTCGGCGATACGGTTACGGTGGAAACCGCGAACGTGACCCTCACGGAACGGGAGCACGGTCTCGTAGAGGACGTCAGGCCCGGCAATTACGTCGTGCTGACGGTGCGGGACAACGGACCCGGCATCGCCCGGGACGTGCGAGAGCACATATTCGAGCCGTTCTTCACCACGAAAGAGATCGGCCAGGGTGCCGGTATGGGTTTGGCCACGGTGTTCGGTATCGTCAAGCAGCATGGGGGCCACATCAACTGTGCCAGCGGCCCGGAGGGTGGCACCGCGTTTCGCATCTACTTCCCGCCCGAACACCCCGTGGTACCCCGTGTGCGCGAGGCCGGTGTTGAGGCTTTGCCCGCTCGAACCGGGCGCCCGACCGTACTGGTGGCGGAGGACGAGGACAACCTGCGCGACCTGCTGGTGCGCGCGCTCGAGGATGCCGGTTACCTCGTGCATAGCGCCGGCGGGGCTGCCGAGGCCCTGGAACTGGTCGGGCGGATCGGCACACCGATCGACGCCATCGTCTCTGACGTCGTCATGCCCGGCGAAAGCGGCGCGCTGCTGGCTCGACGCCTTCGCCGCGCCTACCCGTCGTTACGGGTACTACTGATATCCGGATATCTTGCCGAAGACCTCGACCTCGCCGACATCGCCGGCGCACGCTTCCTGCAAAAGCCTTTCGATATCGAAGCGTTGCTGCACCACGTCGCAGCACTTCTCGGGGACCCTGCGGCCGGCGCCTGA
- a CDS encoding TIGR04053 family radical SAM/SPASM domain-containing protein, protein MTASRPSGPFGLDFARTPFTVIWEVTRACDLRCVHCRADAQPARARDELTTAEGRALLDQIRDLGSPVFVITGGDPLKRPDLFELIEYGVGCGLNVAVTPSGTPLFTPAAVARLADAGVKRIALSLDGPTAEVHDAFRQQPGSYGWTVEGIRTAGRSGLPVQINTTVTRRTRAYLPAMAALVGELGAVMWSVFFLVTVGRARSADQLDPVEYEEIFAYLYELSKSSTFAVRTTAAPHYRRYVLQQQRLEKRAGVVTGPQARVAGMVDMPRALRGVTDGNGLVFVAHTGEVYPSGFLPIRAGSIRETPLADLYREAPIFRRLRDTASLDGKCGLCEFRHVCGGSRARAFAVTGDPMAAEPSCTYEPGPAVEGSLTSVGAAVPL, encoded by the coding sequence ATGACGGCGTCTCGACCCTCGGGCCCATTTGGCCTCGATTTTGCCCGCACACCGTTCACGGTCATCTGGGAAGTTACGCGGGCCTGCGACTTGCGCTGTGTTCACTGCCGCGCCGACGCGCAACCGGCGCGTGCCCGGGATGAGCTGACGACTGCCGAAGGCAGGGCTCTGCTCGACCAGATCCGCGACCTGGGCAGTCCGGTGTTCGTTATCACGGGGGGCGACCCACTTAAGCGCCCCGATCTGTTCGAGCTTATCGAGTACGGTGTGGGATGCGGCCTCAACGTTGCGGTGACGCCCAGCGGCACACCGCTGTTCACCCCGGCCGCTGTGGCGCGGCTTGCCGATGCGGGTGTGAAACGCATCGCCCTCAGTCTGGACGGGCCGACGGCGGAGGTGCACGACGCTTTCCGCCAGCAGCCGGGTTCTTACGGTTGGACGGTCGAGGGAATTCGGACGGCCGGCAGGAGCGGTTTGCCGGTTCAGATCAATACCACGGTGACGCGACGGACGCGCGCGTACCTGCCGGCGATGGCCGCCCTCGTTGGCGAGTTGGGTGCGGTGATGTGGAGCGTGTTCTTCCTGGTCACCGTGGGCCGGGCACGTTCCGCCGATCAACTGGACCCTGTCGAGTACGAAGAGATCTTCGCGTACCTCTACGAGCTGTCGAAGAGCTCGACCTTCGCGGTACGAACGACCGCGGCACCGCACTACCGGCGCTACGTTCTGCAACAACAGCGCCTGGAGAAGCGCGCCGGGGTGGTTACGGGCCCGCAGGCGCGCGTCGCGGGTATGGTGGACATGCCGCGTGCCCTGCGTGGCGTGACCGACGGCAATGGCCTGGTGTTCGTGGCGCACACGGGGGAAGTGTACCCGAGCGGATTTCTGCCGATTCGGGCCGGGTCGATCCGGGAAACGCCGCTTGCCGACCTGTATCGGGAGGCCCCGATATTCCGTCGACTCCGCGACACCGCAAGTCTGGACGGCAAGTGCGGTCTGTGCGAATTCCGGCACGTGTGCGGCGGGTCCCGAGCGCGAGCCTTTGCTGTTACCGGCGATCCCATGGCGGCGGAGCCCTCTTGCACTTACGAACCGGGGCCGGCAGTCGAGGGCTCCCTCACCAGCGTAGGCGCCGCAGTTCCACTGTGA
- a CDS encoding Crp/Fnr family transcriptional regulator encodes MRKISCEHCSIRGSSIIADLTDGQIDSFRACGVSAVYRRRQVIFHERTPASGLYILCHGAVKLYQSDRFGRDHILEVAGPGDVLGELPTDPSEPYSVSAEAVTDAQLCYLPRERLVPFIEAYPQVGVRLIAALSRALSAARRKVRTLALKNAEGRLAELLLQLAPGNGGEGRPTRVPMPYSRREIGEMIGVSTETAIRLLAGLKQKRVIEFGRRDLVLVDPERLKRLAYQDSIEGA; translated from the coding sequence GTGCGCAAGATCTCGTGTGAGCACTGTAGTATCCGTGGGTCGAGCATCATTGCCGACCTTACGGATGGACAGATCGACAGTTTCCGCGCCTGCGGGGTTTCGGCGGTATACCGGCGCCGACAGGTAATCTTTCACGAGCGCACGCCGGCTTCAGGACTGTATATCCTCTGTCATGGCGCGGTTAAGCTCTACCAGTCGGACCGGTTCGGCCGCGATCATATCCTCGAAGTGGCCGGCCCTGGGGACGTACTTGGCGAGCTGCCCACCGACCCTTCGGAACCATATTCCGTGTCGGCCGAAGCCGTCACCGACGCCCAGCTCTGTTATTTGCCGCGCGAGCGCCTGGTCCCGTTCATCGAAGCGTATCCCCAGGTGGGGGTGCGACTGATCGCTGCCCTGAGTCGGGCCCTCAGCGCGGCACGGCGCAAGGTGCGCACGCTGGCTTTGAAGAATGCGGAAGGACGGCTCGCCGAACTCCTGCTGCAACTGGCGCCTGGAAACGGCGGCGAGGGGCGGCCGACGCGCGTGCCGATGCCTTACTCGCGGAGGGAAATCGGCGAGATGATCGGGGTGTCGACGGAAACGGCCATACGGCTGTTGGCCGGGCTGAAGCAAAAGCGGGTCATCGAGTTCGGTCGCCGGGATCTGGTCCTCGTCGATCCTGAACGACTCAAGCGCCTGGCTTACCAGGACAGCATCGAGGGCGCGTGA